In Bacillus cereus ATCC 14579, a single window of DNA contains:
- a CDS encoding amino acid adenylation domain-containing protein: protein MIYPNAIAVTYEKEKITYKELNERANQLAHYLQKKGVGPDTLVGLCVERSLEMIVGILGILKAGGAYVPLDPTYPEQRLQYILEDASIQLFVTQESLKELNWLPENVESICLDCDQDEIGKESKTLPVSSVGPQNLAYVIYTSGSTGNPKGVMIEHHNVIRLFKSTDCLYQFNEKDTWTLFHSYAFDFSVWEIWGALLYGGKLVVVPYWISRSPKDFYQVLVEEEVTVLNQTPSAFRQLIRVCEQEDKNKNLQLRYVIFGGEALEPIGLLPWFQRYGEKKPQLINMYGITETTVHVTYYPITLDDVQHASRSNIGKRIPDLEVYILDAYQQPVPIGVDGELYIGGAGLARGYLNRPELTAERFISHPFSSNPKARLYRTGDLARYLPDGNLDYRGRIDHQVKIRGFRIEIGEIESTLHTYASVTEAVVIVREDQPGDKRLVAYVVGDGNVDAWREYLKAKLPSYMVPSGFVAMKAIPLTANGKVDREALPMPEEKQINSECVGPRNSNEQILTTIWKRVLGVKKVGIYDNFFEIGGDSILSIQIISQASQVGLKLTPKQMFECPTIAELAQVAIETQGVQAEQGIVIGNVPLTPIQCWFFEQEHPHTEHWNQSMLLRVKERLNVKLLEGAILNLLKHHDALRFRYEQLPNGTWRQRNEGTDELSVLHVVKRNQVNEKEWNKIIQEEMNINQASFNLVTGPLMRVVYFEDNLTGNDRIFWVIHHLVVDGVSWRILLEDLQVVYNQMKQGQEVRLPAKSTSFKEWSERLQTYSDSGISKEVQNYWNEQVEKETMKIPMDYPIQETTEESIDQVKRTLGIEETQTLLHEVLVTHKTRIDEVLLTALGQAIVDCINQQTVSIHLEGHGREEMIEGIDLSRTVGWFTSIYPVHLNFQGTQTPIEGLKAVKEQLRRIPNRGVDYGILRYLNKGLLPFYQQKPSISFNYLGQFDQVFSRDSLFMQETGFTFLDHAPDSKPSHLIEVIGMVKDEKLHFIWMYSREQFSKLKIQVIADGMLRHLRQLINKPTTESAFTVSDFADAEDLTEESLSKVLLKLTKKRV from the coding sequence ATGATTTATCCAAATGCTATTGCAGTTACGTATGAAAAAGAAAAAATTACTTATAAGGAGCTTAATGAACGTGCAAACCAGTTAGCTCATTATCTGCAGAAAAAGGGAGTAGGACCTGATACTTTAGTTGGACTGTGCGTTGAACGTTCCCTCGAAATGATTGTAGGTATTTTAGGAATTTTGAAGGCTGGTGGGGCTTATGTTCCACTTGATCCAACATATCCAGAGCAGCGACTTCAATATATTTTAGAAGATGCTAGCATTCAGTTATTCGTAACGCAAGAAAGTTTAAAAGAATTGAACTGGTTACCAGAAAATGTTGAGTCGATTTGCCTGGATTGTGATCAAGATGAGATTGGGAAAGAAAGTAAGACTTTGCCGGTTTCTAGTGTCGGTCCCCAAAATCTGGCATATGTGATCTATACTTCGGGATCAACAGGAAATCCAAAAGGTGTTATGATAGAGCATCACAATGTTATACGGTTATTTAAATCGACGGATTGTTTGTATCAGTTTAATGAAAAAGATACTTGGACGCTTTTTCATTCGTATGCATTTGATTTCTCAGTATGGGAAATTTGGGGAGCGTTATTATATGGTGGAAAATTAGTTGTTGTTCCGTACTGGATTAGTCGATCACCTAAGGATTTTTATCAAGTATTGGTGGAGGAAGAAGTCACAGTTCTAAATCAGACACCTTCCGCATTCCGCCAATTAATACGAGTGTGTGAACAAGAAGATAAGAATAAAAATTTGCAGCTGCGTTACGTGATATTTGGCGGAGAAGCGTTAGAACCTATTGGCTTGTTACCGTGGTTTCAAAGGTATGGGGAGAAAAAACCACAGTTAATTAATATGTATGGAATTACAGAAACTACAGTTCATGTTACATATTATCCAATTACTTTAGATGATGTGCAGCATGCTTCAAGAAGTAATATTGGAAAGCGGATTCCCGATTTAGAAGTGTATATACTAGACGCTTATCAACAACCTGTTCCTATAGGTGTTGATGGTGAACTTTATATTGGTGGAGCAGGATTGGCACGTGGATATTTAAATAGACCTGAATTAACAGCAGAGCGTTTTATATCTCATCCATTTAGTAGTAATCCGAAAGCAAGATTATACCGGACAGGAGACTTAGCTAGGTATTTGCCAGATGGGAATCTAGATTATCGTGGAAGAATTGATCATCAGGTTAAAATACGTGGTTTCAGAATTGAGATTGGGGAAATTGAGTCTACTTTACATACATATGCATCTGTAACAGAGGCAGTTGTAATTGTAAGAGAAGATCAGCCGGGCGATAAAAGATTAGTAGCATATGTTGTAGGAGATGGAAATGTAGATGCGTGGAGAGAGTATCTTAAAGCGAAACTACCAAGTTATATGGTTCCTTCGGGATTTGTGGCGATGAAAGCTATTCCACTTACAGCTAACGGTAAAGTTGATCGTGAGGCCTTACCTATGCCAGAGGAAAAGCAGATTAATAGTGAATGTGTTGGCCCTCGGAATAGTAACGAACAGATACTGACTACCATTTGGAAGCGAGTATTAGGTGTTAAAAAGGTGGGAATCTATGATAATTTCTTTGAAATTGGTGGCGACTCGATTCTCAGTATTCAAATCATATCTCAAGCAAGTCAAGTGGGGTTAAAACTTACTCCAAAGCAAATGTTTGAATGCCCAACTATCGCTGAGCTGGCACAAGTGGCTATAGAAACGCAGGGAGTACAAGCGGAGCAGGGAATTGTGATAGGTAATGTGCCTCTTACTCCAATTCAGTGCTGGTTCTTCGAGCAAGAACATCCACATACAGAGCATTGGAATCAATCAATGCTTTTAAGAGTAAAAGAAAGATTGAATGTGAAATTACTAGAGGGAGCGATATTAAATTTACTGAAACATCATGATGCTTTACGTTTCCGGTACGAACAGTTACCAAACGGAACGTGGAGGCAGAGAAATGAAGGGACTGATGAGCTGTCAGTACTCCATGTTGTAAAACGTAATCAAGTTAATGAAAAAGAGTGGAATAAAATAATACAAGAAGAGATGAACATTAATCAAGCTAGTTTCAATTTAGTTACTGGTCCGTTAATGAGAGTAGTGTACTTTGAAGATAACTTGACTGGAAATGATCGAATATTCTGGGTGATTCATCATTTAGTAGTAGATGGAGTGTCATGGAGGATTCTATTGGAAGATTTACAGGTGGTATATAACCAGATGAAACAAGGTCAAGAAGTTCGCTTACCTGCGAAAAGTACATCTTTTAAAGAGTGGTCTGAACGACTCCAGACATACAGTGATTCGGGGATTTCAAAAGAAGTACAAAATTATTGGAATGAACAAGTAGAAAAAGAAACGATGAAAATTCCAATGGACTATCCAATACAAGAAACAACAGAAGAATCGATTGATCAAGTGAAGAGGACTTTAGGAATAGAAGAAACACAAACATTGTTACACGAAGTTCTAGTCACTCATAAGACAAGGATTGATGAGGTACTATTAACGGCATTAGGACAAGCTATCGTTGATTGTATAAATCAGCAAACCGTTTCTATTCATCTAGAAGGACACGGAAGAGAAGAGATGATTGAAGGTATTGATTTATCAAGGACAGTGGGCTGGTTCACGAGTATTTATCCCGTTCATCTCAATTTTCAAGGAACTCAGACACCTATTGAAGGGTTAAAGGCTGTCAAAGAACAATTACGTCGAATTCCAAATCGCGGAGTTGACTATGGTATTTTACGTTACTTGAATAAAGGATTACTTCCGTTTTATCAGCAAAAGCCTTCAATAAGCTTTAACTATTTGGGCCAATTTGATCAGGTGTTTTCAAGGGACTCTTTGTTTATGCAAGAGACAGGATTTACATTTTTAGATCATGCTCCAGATTCCAAACCATCTCATCTAATTGAAGTTATCGGAATGGTGAAAGATGAAAAGTTACATTTTATTTGGATGTATAGTAGGGAACAGTTTTCTAAATTAAAAATTCAAGTGATAGCAGATGGTATGTTAAGGCATCTCCGTCAACTTATAAATAAACCAACAACAGAGTCTGCTTTTACGGTATCAGATTTTGCTGATGCAGAGGATCTTACGGAAGAAAGCTTAAGCAAAGTATTACTTAAATTAACAAAAAAGAGGGTGTAA